The genomic window CACCCCTTAcgaaattggtgattaaagggttaaaatcctggggaaaaatgattgttttactacttttgatcagaactgaagttaattaaaaggtccatgcaaaaaaatatgaaaaaattaGTGAACATTAGTGAAGACTGGAGTCTGAATTCTCAAGAGAAGACTAGAAGGCAGGATGAGTGAGGGAACAGTGGGTTGGCTTTAGTTTAATTACTGGTGTGTTGTCGTTGCACTGAGTCGGTCCACATTGCACAATAAagctcagttttttttctctcttctgcaAGGTTTCTTTGGAACCTAAGGCAATGCATGAAATATGCTGTTTCTTGTCTGCATTGAGCAACATAAAGTGAAACCTGACAGTGATTCAGAGGTGCCTCCTTATCCTCTAGCTGTGCAACCCTTTTTAGGAATCATTAGCATCTTTGTGTGCATAAGTTAGACAACTAGAGGGCATATTATGGTTGGGAAACATCCAAAAGAGtccaaacacatgcacatatatttctCTGGCCcaatctctttgtgtttgtagggGAGTGATGGCAATGGCTGGCGAAAATGGTGACTGTGGAGGGGAGCGTTTGTCTTTGCAGATTATCCTTACCCTCAATCCCTTACCCCCTTTTTTAACTCCTacccttaaccagtagtttttaattAGAAATGAAGTGTTAAGTCCCACAATGTGCCATCTTAATTGCACTCTTTGTGGCTGTATCGGTCCCATGATAAGATTTACGTCGGCCAATACAACCATATGTTCCACTAGCTTAAGAACGTAAATCATATCTTCCTGTCTGATCTGACGTATTGCTGACCACATGTGGTATTATTCTGTGAGAATGAAGATAAAGCAAGAATTAGAGCACATTTCCACAACCTGTAACTCTTCTTGCTATAATCATTGTTTGACTTGTTAGTTCCTTCCAGTGTGATTCAGTCGCTGTAATCACTGCTGTTTGTTCTCCATTTTTCTGTGAGAATCTCAACATTTCATCTAGTGCAACGGTGCTCTTCATAACACACTTATCGACACACCTGCACAAACAATTTATCAAAATGAATGAAAGCATCTCTTTTCAACAGCCCACTGCTTCGATCTGTCTGTCGATTGTGGAAAACCCAAGCAAGTTTATAGTGATAATACTCTTCTAAAACTTGAAGATTTCGATCCTGTTGCACTCTGTCTTAACATCTTTGTATGTATTCAAGCCTCTGTGACTAATGGGAACAGTCCTCTGTACATGCCAATACTGTCTATGTTTGTGAGAAGCTACCAAGGCAGAAAATGGACAGAATATAGAAAGAGAAGAGACGACTACAGGTCTATGTGAGCTGAATGGGAATGCAGAACTCGGTGAAGAGCACACATGGAGTAAAACTGTAATTTTGAGTTTATGATCTTGTACATATGGTCCAGACTTTTAAACATAATCCTCTTTGATATCTGCATTTTTAGACACAACACTTAAACACTTATATTGTGTAAAACAACAGGAGGAACCGGTTTTAGAACAAGAGGCAATAGTTTGCTGCAGTGTTATCGATACCTGTTCTGGCACACTGAGCTATTgcaatattttcacactttccaGAAGAGACATAGTTTCAAGGTTTGTGGTAATCATTAAGGTGCTGTCACTGCTAATCAATAATTTTTCTAAtctttactttaaatgtttacttAAGCATCACagagaagcagtgtgtgtgtgtgtgtgtgtgtgtgtgtgtgcatgtgtgcgcgCATGCATCTACATCGCCACAGTAGAGTTATGTGGGAAATGTACCTTTATTTATCAGTCCAAGTTGCACAGAAAGACAAGGAGTGACCTTTAGATTACCGTATTGTCATGTATATAACGCCATCTGAAAAATTGGATCATCTTTATTAAAGTTCTAGATTTTACATATCAATTTTGTACATAGCAATTTAGACATTTACTAGTCATCAAACTAGTAGTCATCACTCATTTACAATATTTAACATCTAAACTTAACCTAGTAGTTAAAGGAATACACCATGAAAACTGAAATATACTAAAATAACCAAGAACTAAGGGTTAACTCACAAACAAAAATACTGGGTCACTTGCTTTACAGAGGAGCAGCAACTTACATCCACTGGTTGGCatatgaagaaaaataaaaaatttgtaTAATTGGCACAGACTGTCGCTGCACACAAACAGCGGTTTCTATAGCAACAAAATCTAAACATCACGTAAACACATAAGGCCCTAGAGGGCTAGACTTAGCTACTAACTGTCTCATTGCAacaattaaaacataaataaaaaatgatttcttCCAAAAAGGCAGGGGTCGGCTTATAATCAGAGTGATCGTATATATTTGGGACAATAGAGTAGGTAACCTGAACAGGGACCCCGACCAGTAGCTCGAAGTGCAGACTTTGTATTTATCCAATCAAAGTGGAACATGTGCCCAATACACGGTGACTGTGCAGTCTGCTGTATTCTCTGCCCATGTTGCACATGTTTGGTTCAGTAAACTTGATAATGAATTATATTGACCCGCTGTCTGCTCCTCATCGACTGAAGTCTGCAGCTCATGATTCAGAACCGATTCTTCCATGCAGCTTTTAGCTTGACTGAACTTCAAGACAAACTGTAGGATTAACATTTGGAAATTTCATTCTTTTTCCCAGCGGCAGAGAGTGTTGTGTTATTAAAATGAGTTTCTAATAGCTTGATGCAAATAAGCAAAACATCTATCCTGTCTCTCCTTACTTGTTTTCTCTATTCACCATATTTTTTAGTGCAGACCTGTTGTGTAAGCACAAGGCAGGTGGACACCTGAGGAAAATTTAGGGGCATTATCTGTGTGCGATCGCTGAAACACAGCCTTCATGCAAAATTTAGCTATTATTGGGGAAACTGCACTGATGAGCTTTGATTGAGCATGTTGCATCTAATATGTATTGCTCAGCTCCTTCCGGGCAATAATGTCTGTTATACCCCTGACAGATGTGCCATGAAACTTTCTGTCAATGACATGTTCAGGGTTGTGTCCAAAATCAGCCCCTAGGCAATCTATAGGGTCTTCACTATtctgtagtgctgtccgaatgtGTAGTGAGAAAGTTTTACATTAATGGCCCTCCAGTTATTTATCAATATGAATCATCATCCATTCCCTGGTAGGTAAGCAGAAGACTGGAGAAAAGAACAGGAGCAGTGacaaatacactgctcaaaaaaataaagggaagacttgaacaacacaatgtaactccaagtcatttacacttctgtgaaatcagcctgtccagtaaGGAAgctgtgaatcaatttcagctgctgttgtgcaaatggaacagacaacaggtgaaAATGAGagaattatcaagacaacccctataaaggagaggttctgcaggtgctgaccacagaccatttctctgttctcatcctttctgtctgatgttttgctaacttttgcattttgtcagtgctctcacccctagaggtagcatgaggcggtgtctacaacccacacaagttgctcaggtagtgtagctcatccaggatggcacatcaatgagagctgtggcaagaaggtttgctgtgtctgtcagcacagtgtccagagtaTGGAgaagataccaggagacaggccagtacaccaggagacgtggaggcggccgtaggagggcaacaacccagcagcaggaccgctacctcctcctttgtgcaaggaggagcacgaggagcactgccagagccctgcaacatgacctccagcaggccactaatatgcatgtttctgctcaaactgtcagaaacagactccatgagggtggtatgagggcatccacaagtggggcttgtgcttacagcccaacaccatgcagggcgattggcatttgccagagaacaccaagattgacagattcacactgagcacatgtgacagatgtgaccgagtctggagacgccatggagaacgttctgctgcctgcaacatcctccagcatgaccggtttggtggtgggtcagtaatagtttggggaggcatttctttggagggccgcacagccttctatgtgctagccagatgtaccctgactgccattaggtaccaggatgagatcctcagacccattgtgagaccatatgctagTGCaatgggccctgggttccttctgatgcatgacaatgctaggcctcatgtggctgaagtgtgtcagcagctcctgcatgatgaaggcattgatgctatggactggcctgccctttccccagacctgaatcgaATCGAGCATCTGGAACATCATGTCTCATTCCATCCACCAAGTGGATCTGACTGAGATCTGGAAACAGTCCTGATCTTCAACCAGCCAAAGATGTCTCTCATTCACTTTTACTAGTCTCACTATCACTCTGTTGCTGCTTTAAACAAACTAGTGCCATGGACTCAAAATCAGTGCCATAGTAGCCAAAACCAATGCCATGGTACCCTATTTCATTTATACTTTAGTGTTTTATTATATAGTTTAAATGGTTTATATAATGGTTAAATGGGTATATTTCCTCATCTTTGCTTAataccagcagctgctgcaccatATCTCTTTCTTCATTCCCACTCCAGCAGCATTCATGATGAAATTATTTAAATTCTACAGTCTACTGTATGTGAGATGGCTGCAAGTGCGTCTGAGCAATTATCCTTATCAGTTTTTACCCTGTGTTCAACAGGGCTTCGCAccgaacagaaaaaaaaggatgattCTTTCCAGTGAATAACTTCATTTTATCGCCTTTCCTCCATCAAAGCAAATTAAAAAATGAGACAAGAAGCTTTAATAAATGAATGTCTGGCACAAAAGCAAGTGCAACTTATTTTCAATATTAATAGTGACTTTTATTACCTTCGAGAGGATCTGTGGTAAATGAGGAAACTGCTGTAATAAATTCTCTCGCTGCGACTGTTGATAATGTGAGCCAAGTGATTACATGAAAGAGGAAAACAACTTGAGCTACTGCTTTTGATATTAGACAGTAATACAAATGAAGGCACTTGACATTTCCAGCACTTGAAATGAAATTGTTCTTTACTGCCAAAAGTATGTGATCAGCAGTTTATTACCATCTGTTCAGAGGTGTTTGCAATCAATGGAAGACGTCAGTGAGCATACTGTTTAGCTTAAACAATGGTGATCTATCACAGTCTAATGTTTACAATGTCTGTTTGTAGATGTGTGTATGATGACATAATCAAACCCTCTTAGTCCTCTATGAAGGAAGAGCAAGAAGAGAACACATCTGTACTGGGAAGAGTGTTGTGCTGAGTGGAAGCAGTGATGCTGTGCTTTGGTCTGAAGGGTAGCTGGCAGGTCAGGAGTAAGTTTGGTGGTTAAGAAGCAAAGAACGTCACATATATGTCTGTTGGACATTCTGGTGCCCAATCGGCTTTTGTTCAGTGTAAACAAAGAGAATGTCTgctcacatactgtacacatacTGCCTCATCAGTTGAAGTTAGGCCTTTTCCACGCTCTGGTTAAAGTCAGgtagagagagagcgaggctgATGTTGAGTCTTCAGAGGATCATCCCACTGCATTTCGATCAGTTCTAATTGCAGACTCTCTTCTGCATCCATCAAGATCGGAGTGGCAAACGGTGCTATAGCAGGCTTGCTGTCATTTGCTTGTTTGGTGTCATAGTGCAAGCTCTTTGGTCACTGCAAGAGTTTCATTGCAATCAAACAGGCACATCTGTTAGGGTTTTGGCCCGCTGGGCCTTTttgctgtctcttttttttctttcaggcacGCCAGGGCTCtcggtggcagcagcaggtggagtggAGTTCAGCAGATGATTCACACCGGATGGTGATCCTGTGATTACCCACCAGTACTTAACACCTGCATCTGGCCCAGTTCGCCGCCAGTTCTTTGTCAAATCTTCAGCGGTAGTACTGATTCtctcctgtcttcttctgtaGAAGCTTTGTTATTCACCTGGCTTTTTTCCTGTTTCGACAGAGGCGCTTCCTCCCTGTGGCTGCTGCTCCCCTGGCATGCCTTCCTCCACAGCAAGTGGCTGGATCTCCTCAAGAAGGACGTTTGAGTACAATCGAACAGTGTAATAAATCTAATTTTGTTCGCATCTGGATCCTCCTTTTACCTGAAACCCCAACAACATCCCTTGGTTTCTGTGAAGAAATATGACTTTCTGCACTCACTTGCGGCTCTTTGGGTCTGCCATTTTTGGTCATTTGTCTTTGCTTGTACTTGCTTTGTGGAGAAACTGCCTTGTCAAGACAGTAGCTCCACCTAGTGTTAAAACTAAGAAATACAATACAGTTAGACGAAAATATTATGTGCGGGCCATAACCCGCACATAATAAGTATATTATAATATACTTATAAAATAAGTATATTTTTAGAATGTGATAAGGGCCATTTTACAATGGAGGGcaggccgtagtttggacacccctgctctaTAGAGCATATAGTCAACATACTGACTGTATAAATCAAGGAAATTGGGGTGGGGGTGTAGTCTCAGACTACAGGATTCGTCAAACCAACTAAAGCCAACTGaatgcagcaaacaaacaacagtttACATTTAAGCAtaccagctggtggcagtaatgcggcaatttgttgtttgctaacCACCAAAAAACAcatagaagaaaaagaagggagCTTCTCGTTGTGTTCTGACGCATTGGCTGTTGACaacatgtgtttgcagttgGGTCGGTGATCAGTTCTGAATCCAGACTTGGCCAGAACATCTTTGAAATGACTGCGACTGAGGTTgactcacacactaacagattttAAATCGTGTAGTGTGTTCCCAGCCTTAGTCTTAATCGGTTGGGGTAAAATTAATTAGACAGTAGAGGTGCAAATTacgattaaaaaaaacattttagttcTGCTTTTGCTCTTGAAAAGTAAAAATGTTATAATAACATATGAATTATAGAATTTTCCTTGACAACACTAAGGCAGTACACATGTTTTGTAACAATTGTGCATCCATGTCTCAGACCCCCCCTCCCCAGTGGTTGCTGCTTGACAAAAACAAATAGGAACTTTTCTCTTCTGGAGGAAAAAGATTGTAGGGGAGTCCAGCTCctgttgtgatgttgttttGATTTACTGCCCAGGCCTAACATTTATACAGAAGCACACGCTGAAAAAGGGGTACAGTGAAACAAATTCAGTGATAGCGAATGAACGAGAACTCAAGAATATAATAGATGGACAGTCTATAAAGAAGAGAACAgtgagaaacaacaacaaaaaaaagatcagaCAGCATACAAAATATGTCTTCGCTCAGCCAAGGAGCAGTCCTCAACAGTTTGCCTGGCAGCTCACTTTATTGTGTGCACTCCTTTTTCACAGCTCAAGacagctttttcttcttctctccatccCCACTCCCCACAGTCTCCTTTAACATGATGGATAACAATCCCTGACAGCACTGAATCACAGTCACCTCTCTACGACTTCAGGGCATTTAATGTTATTTGttggcagataaaaaaaatcccattagGTCAACAAAACTAATGTTTGAGCCATGTTTTACAACATTTAAGTTGCAAATACACTGAGCTGATGCAGGAAGTACCAATAAGGAATTGCAATACTTATTCAGTTTTGGCCAAATGAGAAAATAAGTAACACAAAAgactagggctgggcgatattgcCTGATGCTTTGTCCTTGATGATCAGTtattgtgcctgtgtgtgtggtcaacGGAgttttgaacccgggacctgtTGCTCCCAAATCCCGCTGCACcactaaacacaaaacactcGATTAATCGTTGCACGTTGCATTGCATCGGTTACTGGCCGTAAATGTCACTTTTGATATACTttcggttaattgcccagccctacaaaagacaaaaacaacaattcaATTTGCACTTTGCAACTATCTTCTACTCGCAGATCATTTCAGTAAGGGGAAAAACTCAGCCACCAGGTGCTCATGTTCAAGCCCCAACCCCAGACCTGCCTTCAGGGTGGGGCACCGGGTGATGCAACCAACCTTAGGCTTGTTGCCTTTGACCCGTTTACCTTGTGAGACCTTACTAGAGGCATTAAGCTCCTGACATCATAGCTCCTAGGATttttcaggcacacacacactatcttaCCCACAGTAAGGCTGTTGTGGATCATCATGTTTATTCTGTTCCCTCATCATTTGTTATGATTTTTCTGTTAttagccttcctcctcctctgatccctctttcctccctcttgtcctcagtgttgctgtgtccCCCTTATTCTGTAGTCCTGTCTTCCCTGTATGTCTCCCTGCCAGTTTTTACTTCCTCCCAGTTCCCTCCTCTTgattaccagctcctccctaattgtgttcacctgtgctgtctcttcTCTATTTTAGCCCTGTGCTTCCcccttgtctttgtcagttcttcccatgTGAATCCCGTGTGATTCCCTACCTTCCACCGTCTCCGtgtttcctgtcctcctcaggtttggtttgtgttttgatcttttctttagtttttggTACTTTGATTTTTGCGTTTTACTGGCACtgttttcagtagccctccttaaGTTCACCAGCTCATCTGGACTGGTTTTGTTagtttagctttaaataaagctcccttttgttgaactttatttttgtctgcgcctgggtcctgttaaaaaccTACACCTCACATAACAAAGGCGGTGGTTCAAGGAGGGGAGCTGATTCGTTCATGGAAAATCTAGATGGGAAAAGCCTTAGGCAGTGCTTACACTGATCCGTTCCTCACTGGGTGTGTTCTGGCATGAAATTTCCAAGTTAAAGATGACTCTGTCATGTTGCGTAATGTGAAATATAGATTTGATGTTTCCCACACACTTGTACAATCAGTCACTCATACACAGTAAAAGCCTTAAGGAAACAATACTAAAATTTGTGCAATCTGTTGTGGTGGGGTCTATCCAGCAAATATAAGAAAACGTGCAATAGCACAGAATATCAGACTGGAAGCTCCAGTTAGAAGTGAAGGAGACTGAACACAACTGAACTTCACCAGGTGAGGAAAAACTGCATGGAGGGAATCATGCTAGTCATTTTAACTTGAGCAATATATAGGGTTAGTTAGTTTACCTCATTTTTTACATTGTAACCTGTTGATATTTCTATTGAGACAATGGGAACATAAGTACCATTTTGAAGTTTCTTCATCCTATTCTTTTGAATCAAAGTCCTCTCTGCTAGACATTGAAACTTCTCTGAAGGCCAGTTTTCTTGGTGGGCTAGTAGAAGTTGGAGGATCTGCCAAGTATCTGAATGATAATAAGACATCCAAGAACCAGAGCAGGGTGACTTTTGAGTACAACGCTACCACCACTTTCAAACAGCTGTCATGGAGTCCAATCCAAAAGTTGGATGATGGTTTGAAGAGTTTGGCAACACATGTAGTCACCGGTATCCTTTATGGGGCAGatgctttctttgtgtttgacagTGAGAAGTTGGCGTTGAGAAGTGATGTTCAGAACATCCAGGGCCGCATGGAAGCTGTGATGAAGAAAATTCCTATGTTTAATGTTGATGGGAATGTTGACATCCAGTTGATCGAAGAAGAAAAAGCCTTGACTAATATGTTCTCCTGTAAATTTCACGGAGACTTCATTCTTGAAAGCAACCCTGCAACATTGGAAGATGCAGTGAAGACCTATGTAGAACTGTCAAAGCTGCTGATAGAAAGCAGTGAAAATAGTGTTCCGCTGAAGACTGAAGATGCTCTGGAAGATGTGGGCCAGATGAAAATCAAATGTAATGATTGTCTAGCTGAGGAAGCTGTCCAGCTTTTACCACAGCTCCAAACGGATGTAATTAGCTTCCAAAAGTTGTGTAATTATTACACATCTAACATCCAGCAGATGCTAATGAAGAAGTTACCTGCCATCCGTGAAGGTGAAGAGGATGAGAGCTCACTGCAGCAATTCTTTGAAGGTAGAAAAGAGTCACCATTCAGTCATGAAAAACTAAGCAAGTGGCTGGaatgtaaagagagagagaagtcaaTGTCATCAGTTCCTGTTTGAAGATAATGGAGGGAACAAGGATCCCAAATCAGTCAGAGTTAGAAAAAGTGGTTCTGGATCCAGATGTAGAACATGTTCTGTGCTATGTTTTCACCTCTTTGGAAAGTGATGATCCCTTCCTGGATGAAATGACCAACCACTTGGATTCACAGAAATCGAGTACCAATGAAGTCCCATGGTACTTCTCAAACGAAGTTTTAAGCCAGATGAGAAGAAAAGCCAGATCTTTCCAGGATTGTGCTAACAAACTAAAGCCGTTCAAACAAATACAGTTCCTTGTGGCATCCATTTCTAATGAGACATACACAGGAGCAACCATCTACCACTACAAAGATGGGATTCTGGTCGGTGAGGATTTTCCAGAGCCAGATCTCCCTGCACCAAAAACTGTCACAAATAGAACAGATCTGCTATTGTGTACGTCAAATGATATAATTACCAGAACCAAGTTTGACTTTCAAAGTGATTAAACAACTGCTTGTTCTTTCCAACAGATGcctgtgatgtgaatgtggaccCATTAACCCTGTCCTACCAGCTCCAGCTCactgaaggaaacaaaaaaagtttcttATAATGTTCGTGGCTTAAGCTATGACCCTAGTGGAAAAGGAAAGGCTTTTGAGCTGTATCCACAGTGCCATCTCTATCAGATGCACATGTCAACACTGTGAGCTATGACTTACAGTCATCACACAGACTATCACAGAACAGGACTGAACTGCCACCTCTCTGCAACTGTATGTTGCTGGTAATTTATGTCTGAGACTTCACAATGTTTGAGTCTTCCATTGTCATATATTTGTCAGACTTCATGATAGTAATGAGTCCTCTGACTTTTGTAAGAATTTGAGTATTTTATATGTAAGTACACATAATTTGAGTAGATGTGAATTTTGCAAGAATCTTTTTGGACTTGGGGAgagcaaacttttttttatttatttatttatatatttatttttttgatgaATAAGGATGAGGCACTGACCTCACCAGGTTGGCCCTCTGCATTCCCTAAATGACTTTATTTCCTTGCTAAGTGTTTTCCGTGTTGTGTCAACTACTAAGACAGATACTTGAAAAGGTCACaggagcaacagcagcagcagctcagggtGTTATGCTTTCTCCCCTGATTTGGCCGAGAGAAATAAAGCAGACAGAAATGTTTTTAGTCCTACCTCTTCTTTATATTCACATGTTCCAGTTTTTTTCCCTGCTTTTTTTGGTCCCTCTTTTTGTGAGCATGTGTTGTCTCACAGTTGTCAATCTTGTTCACACTCTGTTTTATTAACTTTCTCTATTGATATTCTGTGTGTGCTTAGAAAAGGCAAAGAAACATTTTAGGCCATAATCCCACTGGGGGGAAGTTTTGCGCTGCGTTCCTGTTGCaccatgtttttgttctgtccTCAAGGCAACCTCAGGCCCAACCGAGAGTGTTTAAAACATGGTGTGCTTCCAAGCGCTGCCTATCCAAAACATA from Parambassis ranga chromosome 19, fParRan2.1, whole genome shotgun sequence includes these protein-coding regions:
- the LOC114451598 gene encoding LOW QUALITY PROTEIN: neoverrucotoxin subunit alpha-like (The sequence of the model RefSeq protein was modified relative to this genomic sequence to represent the inferred CDS: deleted 2 bases in 1 codon), with protein sequence MGKALGSAYTDPFLTGQWEHKYHFEVSSSYSFESKSSLLDIETSLKASFLGGLVEVGGSAKYLNDNKTSKNQSRVTFEYNATTTFKQLSWSPIQKLDDGLKSLATHVVTGILYGADAFFVFDSEKLALRSDVQNIQGRMEAVMKKIPMFNVDGNVDIQLIEEEKALTNMFSCKFHGDFILESNPATLEDAVKTYVELSKLLIESSENSVPLKTEDALEDVGQMKIKCNDCLAEEAVQLLPQLQTDVISFQKLCNYYTSNIQQMLMKKLPAIREGEEDESSLQQFFEGRKESPFSHEKLSKWLECKEREVNVISSCLKIMEGTRIPNQSELEKVVLDPDVEHVLCYVFTSLESDDPFLDEMTNHLDSQKSSTNEVPWYFSNEVLSQMRRKARSFQDCANKLKPFKQIQFLVASISNETYTGATIYHYKDGILVGEDFPEPDLPAPKTVTNRTDLLLYACDVNVDPLTLSYQLQLTEGNKKSFL